The genomic DNA gtggCGAGTATTAAAGGGAGAAGGCAGGATATTTTATATCACTCCCTACAATTTAACTCACCCCTTTCATTTCTAAAGTGTGTCCAAACATGTCCCCTGCACCCCTGAGTATTTGCAGCAAGCGTGACTGCATCAGTCCAGTCTGTCGAGTGAATTGTGAACAAGTACGTCTTTTGTAGAAGGGGAACCTTGGACCTGCCGTCACCTTAAACGTGGTGGTAATTTGAACGGTAGGAGCTATGTCCACATTCATAGAAGCCTTGCACATAAAGAATTAAGTACAAACATAATTTTGACAACAAACAATGGAAATGATGCAATCCAGACACGCAACAACTCCAGATGCTACAAGGGACCGATTGTGCACATTTTACCATGTTAAAGCATGGTAACATACCATGTTAAGCACATAATTACAGGGAAAAGTGCTGCACTGCGAGTAAAAAACATAATGAATTGCATGAATGACCCACAAATGGTCTCAAAAATGCCCAGAGTTTTCTTTATTAGTAACACATTCCAATCAATTTTCATATGGatctccaggcctggactgagatttaaaacaGACCCTGGCACTgtcatttcaaatacacagaggccccaacagcctacaaaatagtgactgtctatgtcttacagcagcccctctggcatttgccagagtcCACATATTGCCAGactgggctagggttgccacctggcccttaaaaataatggttgatcccaatgttattaatagggaaaaaagataaatatacggtatttttttccagaaaaggtggtaaccctagtctGGACCCAATGCCGCTATAAATCATTAgaagtgtagtttttttttcctccagaaAAAGTGGCGACCCTAGGAGCCATCTAAAGCATAGCTGCCATTCAAATCATGATCATCAGAATTCTTTGTTATTAAGCAAATCTTTCAGACCTGTAAAAAACTgacagactggcccaccagggtaccgtgaaaaatcctggtgggccaggtgtcagtgggcccttctgcttctaatagggttgccaccttttctggaaaaaaattccagccttcctatattcttgctgttttttcatattaataacgttggcatcaagcatcatttctactggccaggtcggtaaaatactggccaggtggcaaccctagtttctaatcatttggcctatttcgtgGTCATTCCCAGTTTTTGTATGGGAACAAAGAAATTGATGGAAGGATATAGGTTATAGGacgtaaagaaaagaaactagtaAAATTAAGAAATTGAGTGAGTAGGTAGTTTGGAGAGTAggtagtttggagagtgggcctacGGTCTACGGGTGGCCATAAATGGGTGAATGACCGCATTGTTGCACCAAACTCGTCCGAACTGTCAATCCAACAGGTTTGAAATTTCTCAGTATGAAACTATGAAATCGGTTAGTGGTGATGCCAATCAGATAATCATTGTTAAACGTCTGTTCACCGTGAATGCCTTTAGCAAAAGTAAACAAATGCACAGTTAATATATGTGAGATCTTGCAGCCAACACGACAAAGATATGACCAAAGTCTCCTCACATGTCCTTTACCACAGATGGGTGACGTTTGTACAATCAATTGTTAAGCCGATAAGGTCGTTTGTGGAGCACTGACAAAATCTACCAGTGTACAAGACAGGTTAAGAGTCTCTGGGGGGGctcggccagtattttactggcctggccgttaagaatgatggttgatcccaatgttattattagggaaaaaagataaatatataggaaggcaggtatttttttctagaacaggtggcaatcctaccgaCAGTGCCTGTGAACCCTCCTagattttacaggttttttttcatatttataccCCTGGCAGGGATAGGGTTGCCAacgcctggctggtaaaaatgatggctgatcccaatgttattaatagggaaaaaagataactatataggaaggccgtcggtatttttttccagaaaaggtggcaaccctaggcagggAACATAGTCTGGGTGGAATTTAGAGTGATTTGGGCAGTACAAAGATGTCAAACTGGTTAAGGTATTTTGTGTTTAGAGGAACAGTACAATACTTCTATGCAGTTGGTCAAAATTAATGACAAGGACATTTCCAggggacaaaatgttttttctctgtcAAAATTAGGAACAGCAGTCAGCTAGTCTAACCCCCCACGAGTAAACAGCTTCATATGGTGCTGATATATCATACACTGACAGAAAAAACGACACACAGTGACAGTTAATGGCAGAGTAAGCTTTACTAAAGAACTGGGTTTATTATCCTCCTGAGTAACAAACGCTCTCAGTCAGAGCAAATATTGCAGAGCAGGAGGGCCAAGTTGTTATGGTGAGACCATGACGTCACCCTCGAAGGTGATTGGACGTCGATGATTTCATGTTACATACGGGACTCTGCCAAGAACCCTGCCCCTAACGCTTCGCACTGAAGAaaacaacattcattttttttttgcgttcACCACCCCCTCCCCCAACATCAGGTATTATCGCCTGCTATAGGTCAGCACGCACGTCAACCAAAAAGAAGCAGCCAATACTGTTAGGGGAAGGTTCTGAGCGGCACCGTCGCTTTAAAATAAGGTTGGTGACTTCTTCAGCTGTACTTTCCACTAGCCCTTATCGTCACGGAACGGAACCGCCTCAACATTCAGCTTTAGGGTTTTAATACGTTGTGAGACGCAGCAGGTCGCAATTTTTAATATGTCATAAAACAAGGGAGAAGGTGCGGGGGAAACTGTCAAGCAGTGTAGCCAATAGCAAGAGGGTACAGCTACTGACAGACAACGCTTTCAGCCAATAAGAATCGGGCGTGACGCTCGCTTTTACCGCACGTTGGCCAACTGGAGGAACGCAGCGGCGTTCTGTTTTCCCCACCCCCCACGTTGTAGTCGCCGCTGTTCGGTCGTTGGGAGTTGAGGAGGCCTCACGGTCGTTACGTTGGTGGCAACCGCGTCATGTAAAAATCTGACTGGGACCTTTCAGCCCTCCTCTGCTCGTCACGATGAAGCTGTAAATAGGGGGAAGGGCCGCCGCTGTCGGACTTCCGTTGTCAAGTAGGGAAAGGGGCCCTGTCTTTCCTTTCACCTTCGGTTTGGGGCCCGAGAGATGCGCGTGGGCCTCGCTTACTTCACACACTAGAAGGGGCGTTACCGAGAGTGGGTCAGGCCGTTAGGTAAGTGTTCCGAGATGATATCCCGTCATGCTCTCTGTGTTTCCCGGCTGCTAAAGGCAGGCCCTGACTGAGCGCTTGCTGGTGCCTCCTCAAAGGCGAAGCCTACACTGTCACGGCAGCCGGACAGGGACATTCCGGGACAACTCGCTGTTAATTCCACTTTAAATGTACAGCCAGATATTATAATGGTCTTTCTCTTGAATATtcgctgcactgctgcctctgagctGTCGAACAAGGACGAGCCCACTGATAAACAGGCCTTTGAGACCAACGTGCGATTCCTGTCCGTGGGAGGGTTGGCTGCAGCACACCTGCTTCATTGCTTCgagagtcacaaccagcagtgcagaaatggATAAACCAACCTCACGTCCAATTACAGGgcttgttcactttcaaacacttttttccagtttagttggtttcagattgttccccagaaataaagtttttttttctaagtgtgaccatttttctaatatggaagagtaaagtttctttttttcatactCCTAAATCCGCTCTGGGAGGTGGGGTcgccgacttttttttttttttttttttttttttcttcgctaAAAAAAACTCCCGAAATGCCCTTAACTTTATACTTGCAGAGTCACTGCATCGGAGTTCACCTCAGCCATTTTCCTGGTCTTCGGTAAGCTTAGACGGAGACCGGAGAAGCggcgcagttggagcaaattACCGTTTTGCAACTGATCATGCTCCAAATTGGACGGAAATTGCCGTAGGCCCGGAAGATGACTGCGGTGAACTCTGATTCTGTGACTCTGCATCAAGGGAGAAGTATAAAGTTTCCCCGTggtggcagctaggctggggggcagGGGGCTTTACGTGAGTTGGGggtagggtttattttttttggtaaaggggttgtttctcctttaaaggcagctgaattgatacaatagttgctgatattccgcAGATACTGCTGaaaacatagtaagtaaggttgaaaaaagacacacgtccatcaagttcaacctttttagagaaatgaatcaactaattgtagcCGCTAAATTTAGAAAATCGTAATAGTTCAGAATCGCTTCACGATCACtgtgctgccagactgaaacactagagacccgaacattcaactttaaacttacattttgggaaaattataaaaagatggaaagtaattaaaaaaagtcattgtttatagtgaacaatctgaaaacaactgaactgagtaagtgtttgaaaggagaaccacccctttaaatgggggggggggtcagcttcCAACAGCTTCCAAATACTTTATTTCTAGttctatttgtgactttttttttttcttatattgaagtgtaaaagtacaatttttcacctttttaatgtctttctaaagcagtcgGGGGGGGGGTCAGCGACTCTGCAGCTGATCCAAATCAATACATTAGGCCAGCAGCGGAGagtcttgaactgggccgccGAACCTAGGGGACAATTAACACGGCGCTCCAGAATTGGACGCCCCCTCCACcggtccccggtccaaaaaaagttggacTCCTGCATTAGACGATCCATTTCTTgcgtttgtccctgctgagctgaatccctgagtttcgttaaaggcagatgttagaattgatacaagagTTGCTTGCTAATATTCCCCCGTAGatcctgctgagaaatggatcaactaatggagcacaTTTTAACTGTTCAGAATCATCACTTGGAAAACTGACTTGCTAGTTAGAAACACCAGGGACAGgtacataaataaaatgtaattttggaaaaatggcaaAGTATAACAGatgaaaagcaactgaaaaattattttttattttagttgaacaatctgaaagcaactgcACTAAAAAAGTGTTGGGAAGGTGAGCAATcctctttaaaattaactttacaaAACTAATTTAGCTTTTTGGGGACtgtgtcccctttaaaggggcaatatgcctttttttttttttctccgatgTGCGGAAAACCACAAGAATCCTCTTCTGCGTGTCCTTATTTTACAATAAAGCACtggtccccaaccaatggctcagaagcaacatgtttctcacaaaccctttggatgttgctcaacACCAGtacttaatttttaattattggcttagaggaaagttttggttacataaaaaccaggtgtcttGCCAACCATGTGTTggttgccagttcacatagggcaggagtgcccatactttagtaatgcgcggtctacttttagtgatgtcccattatgatctacatccataatatcaccgttcgcattctgttccatggaaaatatacttacaaattgtcttataaatcaaaataatatttattactatacaggtatgggatccgttatctggaaacccgttatccagaaagctccgaattacgggatggttgtctcccatagactccattataatgaaataatccaaatgattaaaaatgatttcctttttctctgtaataataaatcagtaccttgtacttgattgaaactaagatataattaatccttattggaagcaaaaccagtctaacgggttcatttaatgtttatgattttctagtagacttaaggtattaagatccaaattatggagagatccaatatcaggaaaactccaggtcccgagcattctggataatgggtacctgtactttaaaaaaaacaatttcctatataactagtgatgggcgaatttggggtgaaattcgcaaaacagcaaaaattcacaaaaccgtgCCGGCGTCTTTTTTGAGACGCAGACGCACATTTGCCGGCAAAAGTgcgccagtgtaaaaaaaaaaacagactctgGCGTCCATTTTTATTTACGTAGGctaattttcgctgcggtttcgcgaatttattcgccggcgtcgaataaattcacccatcactatatataaccatAACAGAATAaatttctgaatgaaaagaataaaacagtcaAGCTGTTTAACagtgttttgagatctactgatcaccaactaaaggtctgctggtagatcccgatctaccttttgggcacccctgacataggggctaacaaatagccaatcatggccCTCTTTGTTTCCTTCCAGGAACCTGTtaaatgtttgtgttgctccccgactctgttgacatttgaatgtgactcggGGAGGATAAAAAAAGTTTGGTGACCCCTGCTATAAAGCATTAAtgggttattttgtttttatcttacTAATTCTCCCATTTATAGCAGGGTTTTTTTATAGATAATAAGCTAAGTAAAAAAAGAGCACAACCCTTGCCTTCTGTATCTGTTTTACACGTAAGGGAGAGTTCACGGTAGAGAAGGTTGAAACCTATAGAAAAAGTATCTTCTCTGCTGTTAGGCCTTAGGTGACTTTTAGTTTTATTAGCTGCTATCCTATTTGCCCACAAATGCTCTGAAGAGCAAGGAAAGTTGGTCGAATTGAAACTACTTTCATTTTCCAAGTGCAAGAAATGGAATTCAAGTGCACTCATAGACTGGAATGTGCTTGATTGAAACTGATTAAAAAACAACTCGCACCATTAAAATGTTATTGGCTGATTGCTGACTAAACAGATGTCCCTGCCAGTTATGTGCGGGTTGTTTGAGGCCGAGGTCACGTACACAGTTGATACTTTGTGAATCACCTCTTTGCACCAGTTCTTGTGCAGTTCTGCTATGCTTAGGCGATTTATATTTATGGAATTGCCTTCATTTTCATAGAATCCCTATTGTAGCTGGCACTTTGGCTGCAGGTTAGTTCTAGCTTCACCCACTTGAGAGTTGCATGCACCCAGGTGGAAATGCAGTTATAATGGGTGCACACATCACCATGAAAGCTCTGCTCCTACTCTCATGGATGTGACTGGCCAGTGATTTCCATGGAACTCCTGTACAGGTGAATGGGAATGCTGGTTATGGTCCAGCATTCGGTTGCCCGTTGTATTACGCCTTCCTACCCTCGCTACTGCATCATTGAAACCGATGGATGCGTTGTTTTATTTAGAGAATGAAGGAAGTGAATGAAGGTTTCTGTTGGTTACTGAGATCATGGCTATTTTCCAGGCTGGTTTGACACAGTACAAATATAGCCCCTTGACCGTTGCatgtgattaaaggaacagtaacaccaaaaaatgactgaagattttcattcatccaggtcatggtatatctagtataggtcaatctaaaaacaacttcattgattactcagcaagtccagttgttttttagattgacctatactagatacaccaaaaaatgagtgatctgtttgcttcagaaactctactatagttcatataaacaagctgctgtgtagcaatgggtgacattgaaaaaaggctatatggcacaggataaatagtggataacagaaaatACCAttctgttctacagagcttatctgctgtgtaagccttttctcattttaatggctgcccctagcagctgatttatataaacaatagtagtgtttctgaagcaaatgcgccagttttaccagtgcagggaaacactgcattatatttgtattactttaaaactctttaattctttgatgttactgttcctttaaggcaacttgCTTGACAACAAGGGTAATATAGTTGCAGTCTATTTGAAATGTTTAGCTATTAGGACTCTGGCAACTGCGCATTGACTACTGCTGCCATTGTTTTGGCATTTAAAATCTCAAGTTTGCCTGTGTCAATGGAGCATGTGCTATAACTGGAACATTTCTTATAGAGCTCAATGGGAAGCAGTAACAGTTGAAGAGGGGTGTTTTGACAGTTGCTCTTTGATGGCAGTCAGGATAACCCCATGTGCTGTTGAGCTTAGGTCAGtcaatattttctttcatgtctggctcattaaaggaaaactatatccccaaattgaatacttaagcaacagatagtttacatcattttaagtggcaaattaaagaaccttaccaaactggaatatatatttaagtaaatattgcccttttacatctcttgccttgaaccaccatttcgtgatggtctgtgtgctgcctcagagatcacctgaccagaaatactgcagctctaactgtaacaggaagaagtgtggaagcaaaagacacaactctgtctgttaattggctcatgtgaccttacatgtatggtttgttggtatgtttgtgtgcacaatgaatcgtacgatcccaggggacggcctttgttttttaaaatggcaattactactagaaaagtatattattataaaaatggtttatttacatgaagcagggttttacatgtgggctgttttatgcaatatattttaagagacctacattgtttgatggtatagttttcctttaaggtattgagatccaaattatggaaagatctgttccaGATCatcacaggtcccgagcattctggataaccggttccatacctatatattttaattatcacCCATGGTGGCCAATTCCTTCATTTATGACTTAAAGAAGACGTGATCATAAGGCAAAACAAACTTTTTATAAACGGTCTCTGCTATGTGACTTTTAGATATTGCTACTATATCCCTATATATTCTGCAGCTGATTTATTTAGATCACTTATTTAGCTCTGTCCTACAAGTTCATTGTGGAAACTACAAAAGAGGAGCAGCAGCTGAAGTAATTACCATTATGACTATTCAGATTTGCCTTGCCCTTGGGAGCCTTCCTAAACAGCTGACTGAGCTGCTGCATTAATATAAAAGAAGCCCCTCACAGTCCAAGATACTTTGCACCTTTCCCCATGCCCACAGGTTTTGCCTGTATAGCTCACACTGATGCCCTGTAGACAGATGGCTTCTATGTACCTGTGTGCACAGTTTTAGCATGTCTAACATTGGTAGGCAAATTGTGCTGTATTTGCATGCAAGTTTGCTCACAGGAGAACTATAGATTCTAATATCCCCACTGCAGCTCCTGTATCTAGTTAGACAGTCagagattttatttattgtttgcccTTGATTAAGGGTGTAGTACCCAAAACATGTAAAGAGGCTCTGATGTTTTTAATCAGAgcaaattataaaacatttttattgcaagATTGACTGCTGGCCATAACTCACGATGTAGCGGTAATGCATGCTCTGCTTGGCTAGGGGTCACCTTaaagcaggggtctccaacctttttttacctgggagccacattcaaatgtaaaaagagttggggagcaacacaaacataaaaaagtcccttggggtgccaaataagggctgtgattgcatatgttgtagcccctatgttgacaggcagccaacaaggggatctacttggcactatacatagtttttatgcaattaaaacttgctttcaagcttaaaattcaaaaataagcacatgctttgaggaccctgagagcaacatccaaggggttggagagcaactggttggggatcactgccttaaagtgTTAAAAAGATAGCAGAAAGTGAAGTTATACACATCATATGGGTTTTTGCAGAGGCTTAGCTCAGAGTGATCGTGGCAGCCACAACGGATAAAAATAAGCAGAGAGGAacggtttaaaggagaaggaaaccctgtaccccccaccccacgtagaccctcctccACCCAGGCTAGCTGTcttccccccccccggggaaatgccccatactttatacttgccCGTCgtcacagattctggcagcggacttcacggcatccatcttccgagtcttcggtaagctgactgggagatcgacaatctccgtcaatttcggTGCATGCGTAGTTGTAGCAAACTGGCAATTTGAtgaactgtgcatgcaccgacataccgatctccgagtcagcttactgaggacccGGAAGATAGATGCCGTGAAGCccactgccagaatctgcgacgaggggtaagtataaagtatggggcatttccccgaggggggcagttagcctggggggaggagggtctacatggggtgggaggtacatgatttttatttatggtgtaattttaattcctaaattacactgtttacactgcaaataattcactctagcatgtaaaatgtaattcctaacccaacaactgtgtgtttttagttgtaatattggtgtgtaggtgcatctcgtgtcattttgcctggtcatgtgctttcagaaagagccagtgctgcactatggtactgctttctgacaggctattgtttctcctattcaatgtaactgaaggagtcgcagtgggacctggatttttactattgagtgctgctattatatctaccaggccgctgttaacttcccattgttctgctggtggggggaggggtattgctattactccaacttgcagtaaagagtgactgacgtttatcagagcagtAGTCATATGAccgggggctcctgggaaactggcagtgtctagtcccatgtccgatttcaacattaaatataaaaaaatctgtgtccgtgcagaaatctgctggaacagcactattaactgatgcattttgggaaaaaaaaattttttcccatgacagtatccttttaaatgggtttttatttttccttgcagATTAAAACCCTAACATGGGGGCATTTTTGGACAAACCGAAAACAGAGAAACACAATGCTCATGGAGCTGGAAATGGCTTGCGTTATGGACTCAGCAGCATGCAGGGCTGGAGAGTGGAGATGGAGGACGCTCACACAGCTGCTGTCGGGATCCCTCGTGGCTTGGACGACTGGTCATTTTTTGCGGTTTACGATGGCCATGCCGGATCACGTGTTGCCAACTATTGCTCATCCCACTTGCTAGAGCATATCACAGACAATGATGATTTCAGGGCAACCGAAGCACCGGGATCTGCTCTGGAGCCAACGGTAGAAAATGTTAAAAGCGGCATTAGAACTGGGTTTTTAAAAATTGACGAGTACATGCGCAACTTTGCTGACTTAAGAAACGGCATGGATAGAAGTGGTTCCACCGCAGTGGCGGTCTTACTTTCACCCAACCACGTGTATTTTATTAACTGTGGGGATTCTCGGTCCGTTTTGTATAGGAGTGGACAAGTTTGCTTTTCAACGCAGGATCACAAACCTAGCAATCCGAGGGAGAAGGAGAGGATTCAAAATGCCGGCGGCAGCGTCATGATACAGCGCGTCAATGGATCACTAGCCGTTTCCCGTGCGCTTGGAGACTATGACTACAAGTGCGTTGATGGCAAGGGCCCCACAGAGCAGCTCGTTTCACCTGAGCCTGAAGTCTACGAGATCGTGAGAGCCGACGAAGACGAGTTTATCATTTTGGCTTGTGATGGCATTTGGGATGTCATGAGTAACGAGGAGCTTTGTGAATTCGTGAAATATAGGCTTGAGCTAACGGACGACCTTGAGAAAGTGTGCAATTCAGTAGTTGACACCTGTTTACATAAGGTAAGccaatttgtggttttctgcTTGCAGTAAATGTACACACACTCTTTCTGTGGACTTCCCCTCTAAAGGGGAAAATACCACTTTAATGCATATACTTTACctccaatttaaaggggttgttcacctttgagttcatttttggTATcgtgtagagcagtggtccccaaccagtggctcgagagcaacatgttgctctccgaccccttatATTTTGCTCCCCGTGGCcctaaagcagatgcttatttttttattactgacttggaggcaagttttggttgcataaaaaacagatgtactgctaaaATGAGCCTGCTCTAGGCTGACAgtctatataggggctaccaaatggccaatcgcagcccttattcggcaccccaggaatatttttcatgtttgcattgctccccaattccttttaaatGTTGCTCctaggtaaaaaaaggttggggacccctggtgtagagagtgctatcctgagacaatttgcaattggttttcattttttatttgtagctttttaatttgcattttaagcagtctggtagctagggtccaaattacccatgcatagatttgaataagactgtaatatgaataggaaaggaccttactagaaagatgagaaatggatattagcaataactacatttgtagtcttacagagcattcgctttttagatgggtcaacgacacccatttgaaagctggaaagagtcagacgaaaaaggcaaataattataaaactatgaagaataaataatgaaaaccatttgcttagaattggcaattctataacatactgaatggtaacttaaaggtgaaccacccatttaatgccATGGCATACAGGCAATTCTCAGTTGTTTGTTCTTCCATGTCTTAGTTGAAAAAATGTGCTAAAAGGTAAGGGAATTGTCCTGTATGCCataataattttctttattttgtataatggTGAAAAAACaccgtaccccccccccccactccaggtagaccctcctccctccaggctaactgtccccccccccccccccatacttaatacttacccctcggtgcagattctgcttccacgcatccatctgtaagctgactgggagattgcgATGTCGGCTGATGCGTAGATGGAAGATGTacgcgtggaactccgctggcagaatctgcgccgagggttaagtataaagtatggggcatgtaCCCCGGgagggcagttagcctggggggagggaggtctacctggggtggggggttcggggtttttttcccacagggttgaattctcatttaatcataggctactTGAATCAAAGTTATGCTATTCCCAGGGCCCTAATCTTCTGTGTGTGTAAGACATTcaacggcagacggcacttctgaaagaAGAGGATTTATtggttttttccagcaggat from Xenopus laevis strain J_2021 chromosome 5S, Xenopus_laevis_v10.1, whole genome shotgun sequence includes the following:
- the ppm1b.S gene encoding protein phosphatase, Mg2+/Mn2+ dependent 1B S homeolog isoform X1: MGAFLDKPKTEKHNAHGAGNGLRYGLSSMQGWRVEMEDAHTAAVGIPRGLDDWSFFAVYDGHAGSRVANYCSSHLLEHITDNDDFRATEAPGSALEPTVENVKSGIRTGFLKIDEYMRNFADLRNGMDRSGSTAVAVLLSPNHVYFINCGDSRSVLYRSGQVCFSTQDHKPSNPREKERIQNAGGSVMIQRVNGSLAVSRALGDYDYKCVDGKGPTEQLVSPEPEVYEIVRADEDEFIILACDGIWDVMSNEELCEFVKYRLELTDDLEKVCNSVVDTCLHKGSRDNMSIVLVCFHNAPKVSEEAIKKDADLDKHLESRVEEIMTNAGEEGMPDLAHVMRILAAENIPHLPPGGGLAAKRSVIEEVYNRLNPHRESDGDPTGTEEKSTHGKLVEAFRELRINHRGNYRQLLEEMLCSYRLVKVQGEESTSGPSVPSSSISKPVDDPITRSHPEME
- the ppm1b.S gene encoding protein phosphatase, Mg2+/Mn2+ dependent 1B S homeolog isoform X4; its protein translation is MGAFLDKPKTEKHNAHGAGNGLRYGLSSMQGWRVEMEDAHTAAVGIPRGLDDWSFFAVYDGHAGSRVANYCSSHLLEHITDNDDFRATEAPGSALEPTVENVKSGIRTGFLKIDEYMRNFADLRNGMDRSGSTAVAVLLSPNHVYFINCGDSRSVLYRSGQVCFSTQDHKPSNPREKERIQNAGGSVMIQRVNGSLAVSRALGDYDYKCVDGKGPTEQLVSPEPEVYEIVRADEDEFIILACDGIWDVMSNEELCEFVKYRLELTDDLEKVCNSVVDTCLHKGSRDNMSIVLVCFHNAPKVSEEAIKKDADLDKHLESRVEEIMTNAGEEGMPDLAHVMRILAAENIPHLPPGGGLAAKRSVIEEVYNRLNPHRESDGAFRFFLHG
- the ppm1b.S gene encoding protein phosphatase, Mg2+/Mn2+ dependent 1B S homeolog isoform X2, yielding MGAFLDKPKTEKHNAHGAGNGLRYGLSSMQGWRVEMEDAHTAAVGIPRGLDDWSFFAVYDGHAGSRVANYCSSHLLEHITDNDDFRATEAPGSALEPTVENVKSGIRTGFLKIDEYMRNFADLRNGMDRSGSTAVAVLLSPNHVYFINCGDSRSVLYRSGQVCFSTQDHKPSNPREKERIQNAGGSVMIQRVNGSLAVSRALGDYDYKCVDGKGPTEQLVSPEPEVYEIVRADEDEFIILACDGIWDVMSNEELCEFVKYRLELTDDLEKVCNSVVDTCLHKGSRDNMSIVLVCFHNAPKVSEEAIKKDADLDKHLESRVEEIMTNAGEEGMPDLAHVMRILAAENIPHLPPGGGLAAKRSVIEEVYNRLNPHRESDGPETLLKYSIETNLPRL
- the ppm1b.S gene encoding protein phosphatase, Mg2+/Mn2+ dependent 1B S homeolog isoform X6, which encodes MGAFLDKPKTEKHNAHGAGNGLRYGLSSMQGWRVEMEDAHTAAVGIPRGLDDWSFFAVYDGHAGSRVANYCSSHLLEHITDNDDFRATEAPGSALEPTVENVKSGIRTGFLKIDEYMRNFADLRNGMDRSGSTAVAVLLSPNHVYFINCGDSRSVLYRSGQVCFSTQDHKPSNPREKERIQNAGGSVMIQRVNGSLAVSRALGDYDYKCVDGKGPTEQLVSPEPEVYEIVRADEDEFIILACDGIWDVMSNEELCEFVKYRLELTDDLEKVCNSVVDTCLHKGSRDNMSIVLVCFHNAPKVSEEAIKKDADLDKHLESRVEEIMTNAGEEGMPDLAHVMRILAAENIPHLPPGGGLAAKRSVIEEVYNRLNPHRESDGNV
- the ppm1b.S gene encoding protein phosphatase, Mg2+/Mn2+ dependent 1B S homeolog isoform X3, whose product is MGAFLDKPKTEKHNAHGAGNGLRYGLSSMQGWRVEMEDAHTAAVGIPRGLDDWSFFAVYDGHAGSRVANYCSSHLLEHITDNDDFRATEAPGSALEPTVENVKSGIRTGFLKIDEYMRNFADLRNGMDRSGSTAVAVLLSPNHVYFINCGDSRSVLYRSGQVCFSTQDHKPSNPREKERIQNAGGSVMIQRVNGSLAVSRALGDYDYKCVDGKGPTEQLVSPEPEVYEIVRADEDEFIILACDGIWDVMSNEELCEFVKYRLELTDDLEKVCNSVVDTCLHKGSRDNMSIVLVCFHNAPKVSEEAIKKDADLDKHLESRVEEIMTNAGEEGMPDLAHVMRILAAENIPHLPPGGGLAAKRSVIEEVYNRLNPHRESDGVCGDLEDPW
- the ppm1b.S gene encoding protein phosphatase, Mg2+/Mn2+ dependent 1B S homeolog isoform X5; translation: MGAFLDKPKTEKHNAHGAGNGLRYGLSSMQGWRVEMEDAHTAAVGIPRGLDDWSFFAVYDGHAGSRVANYCSSHLLEHITDNDDFRATEAPGSALEPTVENVKSGIRTGFLKIDEYMRNFADLRNGMDRSGSTAVAVLLSPNHVYFINCGDSRSVLYRSGQVCFSTQDHKPSNPREKERIQNAGGSVMIQRVNGSLAVSRALGDYDYKCVDGKGPTEQLVSPEPEVYEIVRADEDEFIILACDGIWDVMSNEELCEFVKYRLELTDDLEKVCNSVVDTCLHKGSRDNMSIVLVCFHNAPKVSEEAIKKDADLDKHLESRVEEIMTNAGEEGMPDLAHVMRILAAENIPHLPPGGGLAAKRSVIEEVYNRLNPHRESDGKHC